One Nocardia iowensis DNA window includes the following coding sequences:
- a CDS encoding class I SAM-dependent methyltransferase, giving the protein MTESNATPPVDPTTVDFEEAYRTGTLAEGVVMDRLPWEIGRPQPLLVEFERAGRITGDVLDVGCGPGDTAIYLAGLGYRVTGLDVAPTAIEKARARAAERGVAASFAVADATVLAGYDGRFDTVVSSALVHCLDPEQRKAHVAALLRVMRPGARLIQFCFAPTENSEVYAPYTLAEDELRGTFRAPDWKLTELRRDKLTAIKPPPAFWEAFGTTEVQPEFDEDGGMLLPIWVLEAERL; this is encoded by the coding sequence ATGACCGAGAGCAATGCAACACCCCCGGTAGACCCGACGACCGTGGATTTCGAAGAGGCATATCGCACCGGGACCCTCGCCGAGGGCGTGGTGATGGACCGGCTGCCGTGGGAAATCGGCAGGCCGCAACCGCTACTCGTCGAGTTCGAGCGCGCGGGCCGGATCACCGGCGACGTGCTCGACGTCGGATGTGGCCCCGGCGATACCGCCATCTATCTGGCCGGTCTCGGCTACCGCGTGACGGGTTTGGATGTCGCGCCGACCGCGATCGAGAAGGCGCGGGCCAGGGCGGCCGAGCGCGGCGTCGCGGCGTCGTTCGCGGTGGCGGACGCGACCGTGCTCGCCGGGTATGACGGACGGTTCGACACCGTTGTGAGCAGCGCGCTCGTGCACTGCCTCGACCCGGAACAGCGCAAGGCACATGTGGCGGCGCTGCTGCGGGTGATGCGGCCGGGCGCCCGGCTGATCCAATTCTGTTTCGCCCCAACGGAGAACAGCGAGGTGTACGCCCCCTACACGCTCGCCGAGGACGAGCTGCGCGGCACCTTCCGCGCGCCGGACTGGAAGCTGACCGAACTGCGCCGCGACAAGTTGACCGCGATCAAACCGCCGCCGGCGTTCTGGGAAGCGTTCGGCACCACGGAGGTGCAGCCCGAGTTCGACGAGGACGGCGGCATGCTGCTGCCGATCTGGGTGCTGGAGGCCGAACGGCTCTGA
- a CDS encoding bifunctional lysylphosphatidylglycerol flippase/synthetase MprF, which yields MGDQRGAAAATQHNSALTGYRQASLTATPTTRPVFIGVALIVSVFLVYAAHPAAREGAEHAWFVGVAVAGVFVARGLHLRRPITLPHFAVALLVLAIAHLAYRIEHPGYGFALLASSGFILVLPQSSRPQPEQLYRVAELVGRTERDPLAPFALHSSKTYYFNANSTAGIGYRTRFGIAVVAGDPIGDRAAFPELLTEFSEFAINQGWRIAVLGASPALADMWRRRALEHRGLHAVPIGRDVVIEVDDFAMVGRRYRNLRQAVSRTRNFGVTTEIADESALTDQQREGLLAIVDEWGRGRQTRGFSMILDHLLDGRNPNMLVVMAKDEDGTLSGFQRYGVSGRGRELSLDVPWRRKDAPNGLDERMIIDLVDYAREHDIHRISLAFAPFPELFADKQKSRMAKLIYLLVHLGDPLIRLESLYRFLRKFHALSDQRYVLIRWREVVIAAAALLTLEFAPHRREH from the coding sequence GTGGGTGACCAGCGGGGAGCGGCAGCGGCGACGCAGCACAACTCGGCACTCACCGGGTATCGCCAGGCCTCGCTCACGGCCACCCCCACTACCCGACCGGTCTTCATCGGCGTCGCGCTGATCGTCAGCGTGTTCCTGGTGTACGCGGCCCACCCCGCCGCACGGGAAGGGGCCGAGCACGCCTGGTTCGTCGGCGTCGCGGTCGCGGGTGTGTTCGTCGCGCGCGGGCTACACCTGCGGCGGCCGATCACCCTGCCGCATTTCGCGGTGGCGCTACTCGTGCTGGCCATCGCCCACCTCGCCTATCGCATCGAACATCCCGGTTACGGCTTCGCGCTGCTCGCCTCCAGCGGTTTCATCCTGGTGCTGCCGCAGTCGAGCAGACCGCAACCCGAGCAGCTATATCGAGTCGCTGAACTGGTCGGCCGGACCGAACGGGACCCGCTGGCCCCCTTCGCGCTGCACTCCTCGAAAACGTATTACTTCAACGCGAATTCGACCGCCGGGATCGGCTACCGCACCCGCTTCGGCATCGCCGTGGTGGCGGGCGATCCGATCGGCGACCGCGCCGCCTTCCCCGAATTGCTCACCGAGTTCTCCGAATTCGCGATCAACCAGGGCTGGCGCATCGCGGTGCTCGGCGCGAGCCCGGCACTGGCCGACATGTGGCGCCGCCGCGCGCTGGAACATCGTGGGCTGCATGCCGTTCCGATCGGCCGCGATGTGGTGATCGAGGTGGACGACTTCGCGATGGTCGGCAGGCGCTATCGCAACTTGCGCCAAGCCGTCAGCCGCACCCGCAATTTCGGCGTCACCACCGAGATCGCCGACGAGTCCGCGCTGACCGATCAGCAACGCGAGGGCCTGCTCGCCATTGTCGACGAGTGGGGCCGGGGCAGGCAGACCCGCGGCTTCTCGATGATCCTCGACCATCTGCTGGACGGACGAAACCCGAACATGCTGGTGGTCATGGCCAAGGACGAGGACGGAACACTCTCGGGTTTCCAGCGTTACGGCGTCTCCGGCCGCGGCCGCGAGCTCAGCCTCGACGTGCCGTGGCGGCGCAAGGACGCCCCCAATGGCCTGGACGAGCGGATGATCATCGACCTGGTCGACTACGCCCGTGAGCACGACATCCACCGGATCTCGTTGGCGTTCGCGCCCTTTCCCGAACTCTTCGCCGACAAGCAGAAGTCGCGGATGGCGAAGCTGATCTATCTGCTTGTGCACCTGGGTGATCCGCTGATCCGGCTGGAATCGCTGTATCGGTTCCTGCGCAAGTTTCATGCGCTGTCCGACCAGCGGTACGTGCTGATCCGCTGGCGCGAGGTCGTCATCGCGGCCGCCGCCCTGCTTACCCTGGAGTTCGCACCGCACCGCAGGGAACACTGA
- a CDS encoding threonine/serine dehydratase has product MDLTHSDIKAAVERVAGQVRPITLAPGDDGAGQLWLALEFMQHTGSFKARGALNFLLTHRENGTLPDAGVTIASGGNAGLACAWAARRQGVRATVFLPTTAPKVKVDRLNSYGAEVRLIGTQYADALAASREFAATTGALLSHAYDNPLIAAGAGTLMEEIHQRLPDLDTIVVAVGGGGLFAGIATAADHYGVRTVAVEPARCRALNASIAAGQLVDVDIDSIAADSLGARRATELALHAAQHYDVVSLLVDDEDIIAARRAIWEDRRLAVEYGAATALAALRAGTAFQPEPDEQVCVVVCGANTDPSDLTS; this is encoded by the coding sequence ATGGATTTGACGCACAGCGATATCAAGGCCGCCGTCGAGCGGGTGGCGGGCCAGGTACGGCCGATCACCCTCGCGCCTGGCGACGACGGTGCGGGTCAGCTGTGGTTGGCATTGGAATTCATGCAGCACACCGGCAGCTTCAAGGCGCGCGGTGCGCTGAATTTCCTGCTCACGCACCGAGAGAACGGCACGTTACCGGACGCGGGGGTGACGATCGCCTCCGGTGGTAATGCGGGGCTGGCCTGTGCCTGGGCGGCCCGCAGGCAGGGCGTCCGCGCCACGGTTTTCCTGCCGACCACCGCGCCGAAGGTGAAGGTGGACCGGCTCAACTCCTACGGCGCCGAGGTCAGGCTGATCGGTACGCAATACGCCGACGCACTCGCGGCCAGCCGCGAATTCGCCGCCACGACAGGCGCTTTGCTGTCACACGCCTACGACAATCCGTTGATCGCCGCGGGCGCGGGCACGCTGATGGAAGAAATCCACCAGCGGCTGCCCGACCTCGACACCATCGTGGTCGCCGTCGGTGGCGGCGGACTGTTCGCCGGAATCGCCACCGCCGCAGACCATTACGGTGTCCGGACCGTTGCGGTGGAACCCGCCCGCTGCCGCGCCCTCAACGCGTCGATCGCGGCCGGGCAACTGGTCGACGTTGACATCGATTCGATCGCCGCGGACTCCCTCGGTGCCCGGCGTGCCACCGAATTGGCGCTGCACGCCGCGCAGCACTACGACGTCGTCTCGCTGCTCGTCGATGACGAGGACATCATCGCCGCCCGCCGCGCCATCTGGGAAGACCGCCGTCTTGCCGTCGAATACGGCGCCGCCACCGCGCTTGCCGCACTGCGCGCAGGCACGGCTTTTCAGCCCGAGCCCGACGAGCAGGTGTGTGTCGTAGTGTGCGGCGCGAATACCGACCCGTCTGATCTGACCAGCTGA
- a CDS encoding helix-turn-helix domain-containing protein, translating to MDDAWDEQRYRERPSRFGRAVMWTRTVTGHDAGMSVLPDGCIDLLWVGGRLVVAGPDTRAYRPVVEMGTRYAGIRFFPGTAPALLGVPADELRDQRIDLADVWSSARVRRLSEQLGNADDPVTALEEIAVRRAAEVTPPDPVLPRIVAALDAGWSVRATADATGLNARLLHRRSLAAFGYGPKTLARVLRLQRALGQARRGMSFADTAASTGFADQAHLAREVRDLAGMPLGEVLTRSSGSVPESLRPVAEAG from the coding sequence GTGGACGATGCCTGGGACGAACAGAGGTATCGGGAGCGGCCGTCGAGGTTCGGGCGGGCCGTGATGTGGACGCGGACGGTGACGGGGCACGACGCCGGGATGTCGGTGCTGCCGGACGGATGCATTGATCTGCTGTGGGTTGGTGGGCGGCTGGTTGTCGCGGGTCCGGACACCCGGGCTTACCGCCCGGTGGTCGAGATGGGCACGCGGTATGCCGGGATTCGGTTCTTTCCGGGGACGGCGCCTGCCCTACTCGGCGTGCCCGCGGATGAATTGCGCGATCAGCGGATCGATCTCGCCGATGTGTGGTCATCGGCGAGGGTGCGGCGGCTGAGCGAGCAGCTGGGGAACGCCGACGATCCGGTGACGGCGTTGGAGGAGATCGCGGTGCGCAGGGCAGCGGAGGTGACACCGCCGGACCCGGTGTTGCCGCGGATAGTGGCGGCACTGGACGCGGGCTGGTCGGTGCGCGCGACGGCGGACGCGACCGGCCTGAATGCCCGTCTGCTGCACCGGCGTTCGCTGGCGGCGTTCGGCTACGGGCCCAAGACGCTGGCGCGGGTGCTTAGGCTGCAACGCGCCCTGGGGCAGGCGCGGCGCGGGATGTCGTTTGCCGACACCGCCGCCTCGACCGGGTTCGCGGACCAAGCCCATCTGGCGCGGGAAGTGCGTGATCTCGCCGGAATGCCATTGGGAGAGGTGCTGACTCGGTCGAGCGGGTCCGTGCCGGAAAGCCTCCGCCCGGTAGCGGAGGCGGGTTGA
- a CDS encoding dienelactone hydrolase family protein: MTAPVAFDAVDIPLLDGTADAYFAHPDDGAEHPGLLFYPDAFGLRPWLREMVETIAAHGFAVLAPNIFYRSGRAPVLPMPDFSEPDAQAKFFADLGPVRDALTPDKAMRDARGYLDWLSANDLVTPGPLATTGYCMGGRLSLRTAATFGDRIAAAASFHGGFLAADDRPDSPHHAAADITAELFIAHADHDSSMPPEQITHLEQALDKAGVRYTSVVYPDAPHGFTMRDTPSYRADAGQRHLHDLLALLHRAFDAE, encoded by the coding sequence ATGACTGCACCCGTCGCGTTCGACGCGGTCGATATTCCGCTACTCGACGGCACCGCGGACGCCTACTTCGCCCATCCGGACGACGGCGCCGAACATCCGGGCCTGCTGTTCTACCCAGACGCGTTCGGGCTGCGACCGTGGTTGCGCGAGATGGTGGAGACCATCGCCGCACACGGATTCGCGGTGCTGGCGCCGAACATCTTCTACCGTTCCGGCCGTGCACCGGTGCTCCCCATGCCGGACTTCAGCGAGCCGGACGCGCAGGCGAAGTTCTTCGCGGACTTGGGCCCGGTACGGGACGCGCTGACGCCGGACAAGGCAATGCGGGACGCGCGGGGCTACCTCGACTGGCTTTCCGCCAACGACCTGGTGACCCCGGGCCCGCTGGCGACTACGGGGTACTGCATGGGCGGCAGGTTGTCGCTGCGCACCGCCGCGACGTTCGGCGACCGGATCGCCGCCGCGGCCAGTTTCCACGGCGGTTTTCTGGCCGCCGATGACCGGCCGGACAGTCCGCACCACGCGGCGGCCGACATCACCGCGGAATTGTTCATTGCGCACGCCGACCACGACTCGTCGATGCCGCCCGAGCAGATCACCCATCTCGAACAGGCCCTCGACAAGGCGGGCGTGCGGTACACGTCGGTCGTCTATCCGGACGCGCCGCACGGTTTCACCATGCGGGACACGCCTTCCTATCGAGCGGACGCGGGGCAGCGCCACCTGCACGATCTCTTGGCACTGCTACATCGCGCCTTCGACGCGGAATAA
- a CDS encoding thioredoxin family protein: MALSSLMVPLGTPAPDFALPDLDQRIHSRADFEGGPGLLVVFSANHCPYVKHLESALGELVDALPIPTVAICTNDAAAYPDDAPFRLRDQAIRAGWTFPYLVDESQEVGRAFRAACTPDFFLYDAALALAYRGAFDESTPGNGKPPTGNELRAAVEAVLDGKPVPEPHRPSMGCSIKWRAD; this comes from the coding sequence ATGGCGCTGTCCTCCCTCATGGTTCCCCTCGGCACACCGGCGCCGGACTTCGCGCTGCCCGACCTGGATCAGCGAATTCATTCGCGCGCAGACTTCGAAGGCGGGCCCGGTCTGCTGGTCGTCTTCTCCGCCAACCATTGCCCTTATGTGAAACACCTCGAATCGGCACTCGGTGAACTGGTCGACGCCCTCCCCATACCGACCGTGGCAATCTGCACCAACGACGCGGCCGCCTACCCCGACGACGCCCCGTTCCGCCTGCGCGACCAGGCCATTCGCGCGGGCTGGACGTTTCCCTACCTCGTCGACGAGTCGCAGGAGGTGGGCCGCGCCTTCCGGGCCGCATGCACGCCGGACTTCTTCCTCTACGACGCGGCGCTCGCCCTCGCCTATCGCGGTGCGTTCGACGAATCCACGCCCGGCAACGGAAAGCCGCCGACCGGCAACGAATTACGCGCCGCTGTGGAAGCGGTACTGGACGGCAAGCCGGTGCCGGAACCACACCGCCCGAGCATGGGCTGTTCCATCAAGTGGCGCGCGGACTGA
- a CDS encoding GlxA family transcriptional regulator, with product MHAVAVLALDGVIPSDLTTPIDVFGCARLPDGRAAYRILVCGLGPTVDAGAFTLRPPWDLTALADADTIIVPGLADPTAPVPDEVLDALRQAAAAGTRIASICVGAFVLAATGLLDGHRATTHWVAAAEFAARYPALDVDPAVLYVDNGQLLTSAGAAAGIDLCLHMIRRDHGSAVAADAARLSVVPLEREGGQAQFIVHDQPPTPRGSALEPVMRWLQENSAQDLTLDDIAAHAGMSTRTLNRRFREQTGTTPLQWLLRARIRQAQYLLESTGHPVDRIAGQVGFGSPTAFRDRFKRIVGTSPHSYRAAFHGADG from the coding sequence TTCGGTTGCGCGCGGCTGCCGGACGGGCGGGCCGCCTACCGGATACTGGTCTGTGGCCTCGGGCCGACCGTGGATGCCGGGGCGTTCACGCTGCGCCCGCCGTGGGACCTGACGGCGCTGGCCGATGCCGACACGATCATCGTGCCAGGGCTCGCCGATCCGACGGCACCGGTCCCGGACGAGGTCCTCGACGCGCTGCGGCAGGCGGCCGCCGCGGGCACGCGCATCGCGTCGATCTGTGTCGGCGCCTTCGTCCTCGCCGCCACCGGTCTGCTCGACGGTCATCGCGCGACCACGCACTGGGTCGCCGCGGCCGAGTTCGCCGCCCGTTATCCCGCCCTGGACGTGGACCCGGCCGTGCTCTATGTGGACAACGGCCAGTTGCTCACCTCGGCGGGTGCCGCCGCGGGAATCGACCTGTGCCTGCACATGATTCGCCGTGACCACGGCTCCGCGGTCGCCGCCGACGCGGCCCGGCTGTCCGTCGTCCCGCTGGAACGCGAAGGGGGACAAGCGCAATTCATCGTGCACGACCAGCCGCCGACCCCGCGCGGCTCGGCGCTGGAACCGGTAATGCGATGGCTGCAAGAGAATTCCGCGCAGGACCTGACCCTCGACGACATCGCCGCGCACGCCGGGATGAGCACCCGCACGCTCAACCGCCGCTTCCGGGAGCAGACCGGCACCACGCCGCTGCAATGGTTGCTGCGGGCCCGGATTCGCCAGGCGCAGTACCTCCTGGAATCCACCGGCCACCCGGTGGACCGGATCGCGGGGCAGGTCGGGTTCGGTTCGCCCACTGCCTTCCGGGATCGCTTCAAACGGATCGTCGGAACCAGTCCGCACAGCTACCGTGCGGCCTTCCACGGTGCCGATGGCTGA